GAATTGCATTAGATGAGTCATGTGATCAATGATATGCGTTCAAGTAGATAAATTGCTGCAAAATAATGGAAATATTTTACGAAAATGATAAAAGCCTAAGTTGTCCACTGTTACATTTTCTCCCGATCAGTGTGGCAAACACTCCCAGAGCACCACCACGCATCCAGAACAGTTCTGAGCAGCGCCCTTGCCTTAATGTCGCCCACTATATCGTGGTTTGTGTGCTGTTCAGTGTATAACAACagcgagatagagagagagagagaagaggaaaaaaaagcaaccagaAGATATCATTCACATTGGTGGAAGTGAGCtattgtttccttcattcagATCGCGCGACTCTAGCAGCCCTCCACTCTCGACCTCCATCCACACCAGAGGCCCGCACGCCTACGAGATGCTTGGCGGTCGCATGATTGGAACGAGCGTGGCGCGGCGGCAACTGCGTCGTACGATACAGGAACGGATGAGGGTAGCATGGGCATTTGCCTTACATCGTTCCGTCCGTCCCAAAGCCGGGCTCTTTTCGATGCACTCTCATCGCTCATCGCACGCTGTGACGCACCATCACCACATCCGAGCTCACAATTGTCCCTCATCGGATGCGGATTAACGTTAATTTAATGCTTGCGTTCTTTCACTCGCCCGGTCTgtaacacaaacacaggcGCAGGGTGTCTTTCTTTGGGagttgctttttttgcaaCTGTTTTTCCTTCACCCGCCTCCTGTAGACCTAGGTCACAGAGAATGTGGCCCGGCTGTTGCAGAAAGCGAAAGTCATTGGCACCGTTAGGCAATATGTGTGAGGAATGTGATGCTGAATGCATCGACATGTTACAACCATTTGATCGACGCAGCATGCAGCAAGTTATCTGATCGTAGAAGAAAATTTCATCTGCTTTCGATGCAGGCTTATCAAAAGTAACAAAAGAGCATGTAACTAATTTTATAGCAATAAAAAAGATCAAAATTATGGGAAGATTTCAATAAAGTTTCAttttatgaatttaatttttcttccCTCATATGACTCATCTTGAAGCAACAGGTAGTTGGTGTGTTGTTTCATGTTGTGAAATACGCATGCCTTGTAAATGCTATTTCGTCAAAAATCGAAAATCTTTTTTAAAAACTTATAATTGCTTCAAGTCCATAACGTTGAtcttaattaaatttttatatcGGCTTTGCTAAAAACTActcaaaacattattttaaatgcaGACAAGAGAAATTACTTCCTAGTTTAGTGCATTATTTTGGTACTTAAGGTTGATGTCATCCAATAATGATTAATATGTTAACCTTCATTTCTATAACCACCCACCCCGGGTATGTTTagcacttcttcttctaattcctacgcggacatgccggccaaTAAAGGCTCTCGAGagttaattcattaccacgcctCCGACTGCTTGATAATTCATTGTAGGCTTGAATCCATGTTTTGATTATAAATAATGTTTGATACAATAGAGCTATGGACATGAAAATTTAGCAATGCAtagaaaaacatgttttctattttatagtaaaaaattcaaattttccgattttttaccacatttttaattcaacatTCGATTTGTACCCTTTACTTCTATGACCACCTACCCTGGAAGGTAATGCATACAATAACGAGATTTGGTTTCGGTTGAGTCGTTAACTTTGTAAAGATATCTATGAAAATGCATATACTCATATACAAAGATGCTATTCCAAATGTTGTGTAGCTCTAAATATTCTTCTTAAATCATATACCTTGAAATGCTTGGCCTGATAATCAGGAGTATATGGCGATTTATGAGTGTCAGTTGAACTATTTTTTATGCATTAAATTTATGTAGCTAAAAGTATGTTTATCATAGAATCATAACATaagttaaaataataaattgtttCACCAAAAAAGGCTAATTCCGTTTAAAATGTAtgacctacccgggtaggtgctTATAGAAGAAAAGGCGTAGTTTTGGTTATAGAAAAGAAGGCGAAGCAAAGTTAGATTAAATCGATACTTTAAGATAATCTGTGAACGTAGATGTAATCAACAGTTGAACTAATTTTGTTCGAGTTCAAACTGAGTTATATTTAATCCACAAAATCATGAGAGAAGATCAAGGTAAGATTGACTTCTATTTAAGATACTTTAAACTACTTTTAACTAATTTTCTTAAATAGCTTAAAATTACGGCTTAAATTAAGcatcaataaattaattcaaacaTTACTTACAGTAGTACATACGAATCTTCTAACTAATAAAAAGTTTTGTTAGTAAGTGACGTAAACGTACAATATTACAGTTTCGGATGTAAGCTAACTTAATACATGTCAATGTTTCAAATTCAACAATAAATCGATCTACTTAATGAACACATCATTTAAGAACCAACACACACGTCCACTACAATAACTTCAAATGCCCGACCAACGAATCTATCGCTTCGGTTCGATCCGGCCCCAGCCCCAGTACGGTCTCCGTTCCGCTCGCTACCTGTGTCCGGCCGGCATCCCGCACAATCTCCGCAATAACCCCGCTCGACTCGGCCCGCTCCGTCAGCAAATGCAGCTCCTGCAAACTATCTACCCTAAGCACAATCTTTGGCTGGCCCTGCCGCAACCACGCGTCCAGCATCTTGCCCCTACCCGCAGCATCGCCACCCGCCGACGCTGCCCGCATGCAGCACAGAACGGCCGCGTGTGCACACTGCGACGCTATCTTGCCCTTCTTCAGCCCTAAATCGGACCGCACTACCAGCACCATTTTCATGGgcgcaccaccaacaacactaCCTCCTACCGTGGCGAACAACTTCCGGAGCAGCGCGCTCATTACTTCCCGCTATACTTTGCCCGCTGCTTGTCGGTGTAATCTTGCATGCAGTGTTTGAAATCTTTAACTACGTCCTGACAGAGCCGCCAGTCGCCGGTTTCGGCAATGCACTCCTAAAGGAATAGCACAGGACTTGCATTAACTAGGTACGGGGAGCGTGGTTACCACACACACTTACCTGCACCTTGTAGTGGAGATTCAGGCAACCGGTACTCTTTAGCATATGCTCGACGGGATCCACCACATCGGACATGATAGAATTGGGGCCACTGTTGGGATGAAGAAAGAACAACTATTTAGCAGACCCGGTAGGCCGCTTACGAAACACAACGCAGCTGCACGGACGCGGCGAGCTGCCGAAAACGAGGAGGGAAAATGCGTTGTTGTGTTCTGCTTCACGATTGTAAACAAATCTGACAACTGTCAACTGTCAACGAAGACGGTTAGAAAAGGCCTTTTCAAAGTCGGCGAGTTTTGAAAATCCGGCTTTCGTGCACTGGCCAACGCTTCAAATCAGTGCGATTTTCCCTTGCTGGCGAGCCTTTTTGTAAGTCGTTTCAAGGGCTTTTGAGGGTTCACGATGGTCGCCAAAAAGCTTGCGCTCGTGTGCAATTGTGTTGGTTGGCAAAATTAAATggccaaaaaaataaatacacctCACCattcctccaccaccaccttaTTGTCCCACGGGGTCCTTGGGTCCCACACATTTAATGTGTGTGCCATTGTGTGTAATGGTgcgagctcggaatcggacctacccgattccgatatcgtgttcggaatcaatatcgattccgatgttcGGAATCAATACCGATACCGAGCCGATTCAGAATCCGGAATCAATAGCTGCGAAATGTGAATCAGTTCTAGAATTGATATAAACAGTTTtggaagcgaaatcagtccgggaatctgTATGACAATGGATAGTTTAAAAGTAAATTATGATTCTTTACGGCTATAAATACCTAGAATCATTAGGTTCAAATGCCTATTTTTAAATAGAAGCCTaaaccgactccgtttcgaagccgattctgatttcggagccaattccaattccggagacGATCCCGATTCCCAAACCGATTCccgagccgattccggatgctgattccggacctactatccggaatcgattccagaaaacttcacGGCTTTGTTAATCTAATGCTCAagcattttgtaaaaaaaaacttacttgACGCTGGACGTTTCGCCTGACCATATTCTCGCGCTGCTGCGAGGGTGCGGCCAATTTGAACGGCGATCCTCTCTGTTGCACACCTATTCCAAACTCTttagcagtggcggatttgAGTATCGGAGGCCCTAGGTggtaagacgagttgaggccctgtgtaaatggaaaatgttgtagaggcgggggggggggggtgaactGGCACTTAacttgctgttgggagattgaacagtaaacttgaaatgccccttggatcatcagtcacaggctcTTAAATTTTTgctgaaggggggggggggtcaaaTGATTCGGCCATgcttccgggggcccttgtcgctagtactctaCGACTATACGacatactatagaatggcgatctaAGGGGCCCCTAAGTCGGCGGGACCCCAGGCGaacgcctagtccgcctaccgttagatccgccactgctcTTTAGCTATTGGTCTAATAACATATCCATTTTCAATTGGCTTTTATGCAAAATACTCAACCAAATAGAGCACTTCTAACTAACATCAGTTACACGGCTTGTTTATTGTTCAAGCACATGGCATTGTCACCAGCACAACGAAAAGCATATGGACacatagggtaactgtaccagttttcggcagtgtacctattttcggcaggatagctaaaaacgtgaaattctgcacaaatgtggtaaaaaatttcacaaaacacaattttgtagtgaaagtgtaattatttgatattcacatacaggcggtccccgagatacacggttaatggggaccgaaaacggccgcaaaataccgcgtatctcgaatttccgcgtaagtcgaatctcgtgatatccagccaaaatatcactaatttaagtgcaattttgcaagttaGGGGTGGTTTTAgacaccaaattaattatttgatatgtttttactgaattgaacagttttaaaccttttgcaagggtattttacattcaatcaATACGGAAACTATTTTGCATTTGCTAAtttatgtgtcaaatcagtacaatttgctcaaagaactgtcaaatttggaaaaccgcgtatctccgaatccgcgtataagaggtaccgtgtatctcggggaccgcctgtacgaagtttcacaccatttcattacgtatttttcaaaatatcaaataaattgtgtttttttttcggcagctttgctgtcagccaatggttcggcaggttttgtgattaagagaatcagaacagtaaaacaatgaaaaagtggtgtatattaaagattttatgctaatttaatttattctaacttgttcggaattttaaaatcacgataaacaggttatttttcactttaaatgctgccgaaaatacccaaatagccagaattgcttaagcagctcattttggcacgctaaagatcgctgctctaattcgccttttgcagtagataaacagcatcaaagttctatgtgggtctttaaaacagcgcctaagcagcttccttatgccacgattccagggattatttttctttgtgttttattttcaagcaagcgtcatcgatgaaataaacaacaagatttgtttcgtttgaacacatatgtatatttttaaaacttttgtattgatgaattacacaaaatttttcacaatttactgataattcacaatcacttcactcaatattccttctttaattaacttatctaacttgtacagcagcaatgagatgattgccggcgtctctctttgacactttgacaagatccaccttgtaccgatgccatgcattaaaaagctataaagttccaccaagttcgatacacactcttaacaagccttaaagttctatcatgaaccctacacatagtgctaatcagccgcaaagttccaaagagtaccatgtgcctgttaaaaagctccatagttccgcaaagtaccgtctatctcttaatcagccacaaagtacgacatcggaacgatttttcgttaaacagccctaaatcagctataaagtacgagctggctatttgggtaggtacacagtaaatgttcatttttgacagctcaatgttgtgggctcctgccgaaactcggaacaataacacaccttggatttggctgaatatttctttaaaaattgatcagaacactacaatgcgtatatcgacacataatatgacctttcttgtaccaaatatcaccaattttacgacaaacaattcactaacttaagagaaaaataaatatttgtaagccaatTCACACCGCacgctataaccatcaaactgtcaatggctgctctgtttaaacgtcgcatcaaaatggctgtcaaaacgggccaaaataagcaacataaaattattaattaaagtgctttttaacatcaGTATTAGGAAATTAAGAGtgtaaaattgctttaaacatttttttgtacatatttacatagaaaataacattttctgacgcgtattcgcgctgccaaaaataggaacacaacctgccgaaaataggaacaaactgccgaaaataggagcaaaagcacccaagcgccacagattaagcttaaacgactggaaaattgaatattcatagaaaaaaaatgaaagctccacagcttcattggtttgatcaatagatggcgtcatcattatattgctatccttttcttgcaatgtgtttcgacaagttgcattttattatgacctatcccaaatagccagaattgcttaagcagctcattttggcacgctaaagatcgctgctctaattcgccttttgcagtagataaacagcatcaaagttctatgtgggtctttcaaacagcgcctaagcagcttccttatgccacgatgccaggtattatttttctttgtgttttattttcaagcaagcgtcatcgataaaataaacaacaagatttgtttcgtttaaacacatatgtatatttttaaatcctttgtattgatgaattacacaaaattttacacaatttactgataattcacaatcacttcactcaatattcattcttcaattaacgtatctaacttgtgcagcagcaatgagattattggcggcgtacgtctttgacactttgacaagaaccaccttgtaccgatgtcatgctttaaaaagctataaagttccaccaagttcggtaccctttcttaacaagccttcaagttccaccatgaaccctacacatagtgctaatcagccgcaaagttgcaaagagtaccatgtgcctgttaaaaagctccatagttcggCAAAGTACCGCttcatctcttaatcagccccaaagtacgacatcggaacgatttttcgttaatcagccctaaatcagcta
This genomic interval from Anopheles merus strain MAF chromosome 3L, AmerM5.1, whole genome shotgun sequence contains the following:
- the LOC121598462 gene encoding cytochrome c oxidase assembly factor 4 homolog, mitochondrial-like, which gives rise to MSDVVDPVEHMLKSTGCLNLHYKVQECIAETGDWRLCQDVVKDFKHCMQDYTDKQRAKYSGK
- the LOC121598961 gene encoding probable peptidyl-tRNA hydrolase 2, yielding MSALLRKLFATVGGSVVGGAPMKMVLVVRSDLGLKKGKIASQCAHAAVLCCMRAASAGGDAAGRGKMLDAWLRQGQPKIVLRVDSLQELHLLTERAESSGVIAEIVRDAGRTQGRFQSAHSAAFRVYHPANVTQSLLPAGRAGGVGLLSRRSNS